From one Streptomyces sp. R41 genomic stretch:
- a CDS encoding acetoacetate decarboxylase family protein, producing the protein MARVRYGARTEAEIAAARAASSRLPDIWSTGVVAVWESDPDAVAAVLPPPLKPTGRPLVRVNISKVDLPGYPLGAGSFAVAAAHDGVEGWYPLVMPMTHERALIGGREVFGEPKRLGEVTVERDGLVVRAALARHGIAFVEVRGAVSGDLPLPEPAQKTDFYFKFLPAVDGSGFDADPVLVHCVRNEKVRKLERVTGDVVLRESMYDPVADLPVRELVEITIGEKTTDQKGKVVERVSAQALLPYIHQRYDDPQQILDGPPEGSA; encoded by the coding sequence ATGGCACGAGTGAGGTACGGGGCACGGACCGAGGCGGAGATCGCCGCCGCGCGCGCCGCGAGCTCCAGACTCCCCGACATCTGGTCCACCGGCGTGGTGGCCGTCTGGGAGAGCGATCCGGACGCGGTCGCGGCGGTCCTGCCGCCCCCGTTGAAACCCACCGGGCGGCCGCTGGTGCGGGTGAACATCAGCAAGGTCGACCTGCCCGGATACCCGCTGGGCGCGGGCTCGTTCGCCGTCGCCGCAGCGCACGACGGCGTCGAGGGCTGGTACCCGCTCGTCATGCCGATGACCCACGAGCGGGCTCTCATCGGCGGTCGCGAGGTCTTCGGGGAGCCCAAGAGGCTCGGCGAGGTGACGGTCGAGCGCGACGGTCTCGTCGTCCGCGCCGCACTCGCCCGGCACGGCATCGCGTTCGTCGAGGTGCGCGGCGCCGTCAGCGGCGACCTGCCGTTGCCCGAGCCCGCACAGAAGACCGACTTCTACTTCAAGTTCCTTCCCGCGGTGGACGGTTCCGGCTTCGACGCCGACCCCGTCCTCGTGCACTGCGTGCGCAACGAGAAGGTGCGCAAGCTGGAGCGCGTCACCGGGGACGTCGTCCTGCGCGAGTCGATGTACGACCCCGTCGCCGATCTCCCCGTACGCGAACTCGTCGAGATCACCATCGGCGAGAAGACCACCGACCAGAAGGGCAAGGTCGTCGAACGGGTCAGCGCCCAGGCCCTGTTGCCGTACATCCACCAGCGCTACGACGATCCCCAGCAGATCCTCGACGGGCCGCCGGAGGGGAGTGCCTGA